In Micromonospora sp. LH3U1, one genomic interval encodes:
- a CDS encoding M6 family metalloprotease domain-containing protein, whose product MLAAVVVTTLVATGAAQAAAAPANPAGGAAPFQVLDPQAWQNPDTMTWNDYKAVPGKNWADPSVSGSVRNFKIALVALDYPDETFAVSQRARSTVFGNPQSVATNIPRADVPKFYQDFLNTPNTLNKGHTLHEYWMQDSNGRYGVDLAGFGPYQMPAKSYQYGLDNGFNPGACPSGDVCGKNIRTDGLGAWRAAVGEEVANQYELVFILSAGQDESSTWQEFGQMIFQNKEDVPDAWGPPDPNLPNWAKTRYVDWTSWKAAATLWPNAGGGSSTQGESSGMGVYAHELTHLLGIGDNYNNPYGEPLRRAYTGIWSMMSRGSFNGPGGPHTRWQIPPTNGGSMGSLHTVRDKLKIGLLGEEHVLRLSRESLASSGLVVAQVTARAVDAGPKGLSGVNIALNKDLSPTCGVTTDPLCDGGNFNNYTVEVVDRMGADSFTPDGGVLLSKTKNADSAPFQWVVDANPQNIDMIDFYRPDGTPQKITMGDYRQLSDALFHAGADTGSQYEYVDEANRLHFYVIDLKRDSAGSLSYTVAVRSLDGTGGPSSHGVLLGKGEVSGGGKPTNRGVTCSFELTNTGSYSAGGQQHPENVTAYLKSDVYRLSAEVAGKGWRTWLPNQLATAQFGKATTVKVSVGATAAAADTGFVKLTATSESDPTKTVTKQCRVEKS is encoded by the coding sequence GACCGGGGCGGCGCAAGCCGCCGCGGCCCCGGCCAACCCGGCCGGCGGCGCCGCGCCGTTCCAGGTCCTCGACCCGCAGGCCTGGCAGAACCCGGACACGATGACCTGGAACGACTACAAGGCCGTGCCCGGCAAGAACTGGGCCGACCCGAGCGTGTCGGGCTCGGTCCGCAACTTCAAGATCGCCCTGGTGGCGCTCGACTATCCTGACGAGACCTTCGCGGTCTCCCAGCGGGCCCGCTCGACGGTTTTTGGCAACCCCCAGTCCGTCGCGACCAACATCCCCCGGGCGGACGTGCCGAAGTTCTACCAGGACTTCCTGAACACCCCGAACACCCTCAACAAGGGCCACACCCTGCACGAGTACTGGATGCAGGACTCCAACGGCCGCTACGGCGTCGACCTCGCCGGGTTCGGGCCGTACCAGATGCCGGCCAAGTCCTACCAGTACGGGCTGGACAACGGGTTCAACCCGGGCGCCTGTCCGAGCGGGGACGTGTGCGGCAAGAACATCCGCACCGACGGCCTGGGCGCCTGGCGCGCGGCCGTCGGCGAGGAGGTCGCCAACCAGTACGAGCTGGTGTTCATCCTCAGCGCCGGCCAGGACGAGTCGTCGACCTGGCAGGAGTTCGGGCAGATGATCTTCCAGAACAAGGAGGACGTGCCCGACGCCTGGGGCCCGCCGGACCCCAACCTCCCGAACTGGGCGAAGACCCGCTACGTGGACTGGACCTCGTGGAAGGCGGCGGCGACACTGTGGCCGAACGCCGGCGGCGGCTCCTCGACGCAGGGGGAGAGCTCCGGCATGGGCGTCTACGCCCACGAGCTGACCCATCTGCTGGGCATCGGCGACAACTACAACAACCCATACGGCGAGCCGCTGCGCAGGGCGTACACCGGAATCTGGAGCATGATGTCGCGCGGGTCGTTCAACGGCCCGGGCGGTCCGCACACCCGCTGGCAGATCCCGCCGACCAACGGCGGCTCGATGGGCTCGCTGCACACCGTGCGGGACAAGCTAAAGATCGGCCTGCTCGGTGAGGAGCACGTGCTGCGGCTGTCGCGGGAGTCGCTGGCCTCCTCGGGCCTGGTGGTCGCGCAGGTCACGGCCCGGGCGGTCGACGCCGGCCCGAAGGGTCTGAGCGGCGTGAACATCGCGCTGAACAAGGACCTGTCGCCGACGTGTGGTGTCACCACCGACCCGTTGTGCGACGGTGGCAACTTCAACAACTACACCGTCGAGGTCGTCGACCGGATGGGCGCCGACTCCTTCACCCCGGACGGCGGCGTGCTGCTCAGCAAGACGAAGAACGCCGACAGCGCGCCGTTTCAGTGGGTGGTGGACGCCAACCCGCAGAACATCGACATGATCGACTTCTACCGGCCCGACGGCACCCCGCAGAAGATCACCATGGGTGACTACCGGCAACTCTCCGACGCGCTGTTCCACGCCGGCGCGGACACCGGCAGCCAGTACGAGTACGTCGACGAGGCCAACCGGCTGCACTTCTACGTCATCGACCTCAAGCGGGACTCGGCCGGCTCGCTCTCCTACACCGTGGCGGTGCGTTCGCTGGACGGCACCGGCGGGCCGAGCAGTCACGGCGTGCTGCTGGGCAAGGGCGAGGTGAGCGGCGGCGGCAAGCCGACCAACCGCGGGGTGACCTGCTCGTTCGAGCTGACCAACACCGGTTCGTACTCCGCCGGCGGGCAGCAGCACCCGGAGAACGTCACCGCCTACCTGAAGTCGGACGTCTACCGCCTGTCAGCGGAGGTGGCCGGCAAGGGCTGGCGGACCTGGCTACCCAACCAGCTCGCCACCGCGCAGTTCGGCAAGGCCACCACGGTCAAGGTGTCGGTGGGTGCCACCGCCGCCGCCGCGGACACCGGTTTCGTGAAGCTCACCGCCACCTCGGAGAGCGACCCGACGAAGACGGTGACCAAGCAATGCCGGGTCGAGAAGTCCTGA
- a CDS encoding TlpA family protein disulfide reductase, which produces MRHALLPLLLAAALLGGCSTPAPEPAPAPAGGAAALPGPVPADLALRPAPGTAPAAPAFTGALTDGTPFAAAELWAQRPVVLTFFSSWCTTCASRQAALSELARSYRDRVVFVGVAGADQADEVQDYLRAHRVEYPVVLDDQQTIWRSYAVREPPAVVLVAKGGALLRGWPGGLDAPTLDRRLRELVLAGQP; this is translated from the coding sequence ATGAGGCACGCACTCCTGCCGCTGTTGCTGGCGGCGGCGCTGCTGGGCGGATGCAGCACGCCCGCGCCCGAGCCCGCGCCGGCGCCCGCCGGAGGGGCGGCGGCGCTGCCCGGGCCGGTCCCCGCCGACCTGGCGTTGCGCCCGGCGCCCGGCACCGCCCCGGCCGCCCCGGCGTTCACCGGCGCGCTGACCGATGGCACACCGTTCGCCGCCGCCGAGCTGTGGGCGCAGCGTCCCGTCGTGCTCACCTTCTTCAGCTCCTGGTGCACCACCTGCGCCAGCCGTCAGGCCGCCCTCAGCGAGCTTGCCCGCAGCTATCGGGACCGGGTGGTCTTCGTCGGCGTGGCCGGCGCGGACCAGGCCGACGAGGTCCAGGACTACCTACGCGCTCACCGTGTGGAGTATCCGGTCGTCCTGGACGATCAGCAGACGATCTGGCGTTCGTACGCGGTGCGGGAGCCGCCGGCCGTCGTGCTGGTGGCCAAGGGTGGCGCCCTGCTCCGCGGCTGGCCGGGTGGCCTGGACGCCCCGACACTCGACCGGCGGCTGCGGGAGCTGGTGCTGGCCGGCCAGCCGTAG